The Mucilaginibacter rubeus genomic interval TCTCGAAAAAATCTCGCCTGTACATTTGGTCAGCTCAACCATCTCATCCATCACATTGCCGGCATCACTGATGATAGCACAAAGCATCGCCTCATCATCTGCAAGCCGCTTTTTCACCAGGGCCGTAACAAGATCATTCTTATCCCTGAAATGCTGATAGATTGTTTTTTTGGAGATGCCCAGATGGCGGGCGATATCATCCATAGTAATACTTTTTATGCCTGCCTTTAGAAAAAGCTCTTCGCTCCCAATTAAAACCCGTTCCTTATCAATCATCACTTTATCCTGTTATCAGCGCATTGATCCCCTTGATGGCATCGATCAGGATCTCCTGGTTCATTTTCTCGTCATGGGTAAGCTGTATCATACTAATCGCTATCAAACCATGAATTATAGCCCAATAGGTATAGTATTTTTTTTGAACTTCCTCGTCACTTGCTTCGTGGGGTAAATAAAGCATCCGTATCACATCCGAAACCATTTCCGGAAAAAGCTTTGCTTCACCAATCTGGTTCTCTACCGGGCAACAGCCGGTTCCAACGGCAAACATCAGCTGATAAAGCTCTTTATAAGTAATTGCAAAACTCCAGTAAGCCAGCCACATGGCTTCCATTTGCTGTGCCGCTCCGGTATGCGCATCTTTGGCTATTTTAACCATGGCAACCAATTTCAGGTGACCAGTACGCGCAAGTTCTACATACAACGCGTCTTTATTTTCAAAATACTCGTAAATGGCGGGGGCGGTGTATTCAATATTATCGGCAAGTTTACGCATACTCAATGAATCGCATCCCTCGCACTTAATCATATCCAACGCTGCGTCCAGTATCCTCCGGCGGGTATCGTCCTTTTGCCTTAATATCCGTTCTTTACTTCCCATGGTTTAACCTTGTAGCTACAAGCATATTATGCTTTAATTTACTCATTAATAAACAATTAATCACAATCAAATTACAATTATGACTATAGGTTTAGCATTGTAACAGGCTTTTATAAATATCAATTAGTCAGCATAGATAATAAATGTTTAAACAACTTCAAAATATGTCAAAATCACCACGACAAAAAAAGAAGCCCGGCGCAAACCGGGCTTCTTGATTAACAGGGGATTAAAACTATTGTTCTATTTCCAGCCGCCACCCAAAGCGCGGTAAAGGTTAACAATTGATTGCAATTCCTGCAAACGATCATTAACACTGCTTAACTGGGCAGCAAGCAAACTTTGTTCGGAAGTTAAAACATCGGTATAGTTTGTAGCCGAACTGTAACGAAGCAGCTCTTTGGTATAATCAACCGATTTTTCGAGCGCCAGCAACTGCTTGGCCCTTGAGCCTTGCTTAGCAACGGCATTTTGATAAGAGAATAACGCGTTGGTTACTTCCTGCCCTGCCGTCAACAATGATTTTTGAAAAGCATAGTAAGCCTCCTGTTGCTGAGCCTGGGCTGTCCTTAAACGGGCCCGGTTTTGACCTTTATTAAAAATAGGCTGGGTAATTCCGCCAACAAAATTGTAAAAGATAGAATGATCGAAGAAATTCTTCAGCTGCAGGGTTGATAAACCGCCCTGACCGGTAATGGTAAGCTGCGGATAAAAGTAAGTACGCGCCAGGTTAGTGTTTTCAAAGGCACTTCTGAACGCGAACTCGGCCTGCTGCACATCCGGGCGATTTTTCAACAGTTGCGACGGGATTCCGGTTTTCAGATCCGCAACCGGTTTCTGGTCGTTCAAGCTTGTACGTTTGATAGTGCCCGGGGCCCTCGCCAGTAAAATGCTCAGTGCATTCTCAGCTTCGCGGATGCTTTGTTTAAGATCAGGGATCGTAACCTCAGCCGCGTAACGGTTAGCTTCGCTTTGTACAACAGCTGCACCGTTTACTACTGCACCCTCTTTCAGGGCTTTTACTGTTTCCACATCCTTTACCCTGATGGTAAGCGTTTGCTCGGTAATAGCCAGTTGCTGGTCAAGCGCCAGCAGGTTATAATAAGCATTGGCGATATCTGCCACCAACTGGGTTTGAACAGCTCTTTTAGCAGCATCGCTTTGCAATAACGAAGCTAATGCAGCCCTTTTAGCGCTGCTTAGCTTACCCCAGATATCGGCTTCCCAACTTGTGCTTAAGGCCGCCTGGTAAGTTGTAGTTTTCAGGTTGAACGAACTGGCAAACTCCGGTGGAAAGTTCAAGCTTGCCGCCGATGTTTTTGCTCTTGTACCGGTTATACTTCCCTCCAGGCTTGGTAAATAGGCCGCCTTGCTTTGGTTAAATGTAGCCTGCGCCTCATTGATGCGCTGTACGGCAGTTTTCAGGTCAAGGTTTTCGCGCAGTCCTTCCTGAATCAGGTTTACCAGTACCGTATCCGAAAACAACTGGTTCATAGGCATATTGGCCATTGATGTAGTATCGGTAATGGTGGTATCCCGATATAGCTTATCGGTATTTACTACCGGTTGCTGGTATTTTTTTGTAACACACGATGCAAATACCGCCGTTGCTGCCAACGTAGCCAATATTTGTCGCTTATATGAATAGATCATTTTGTTGCTTCTTAATTGTTTCTTAAAATTTTTGCTATCAGGCCAGCGTTTCTTCTTCAACTTCTATTTCCTGTTCGGCAGGCGTACCGCTGATACGTTCCTGCAACGACTGGAAAATGATGAACAGCACCGGTATTACAAACACACCGAATATGGTACCGATCAACATCCCCCCTACAGCGCCCGTACCAATCGAACGGTTACCTTCGGCACCTGCACCTGAGGCAAGCATCAACGGAACCAAACCGAGAATGAACGCAAAGGAGGTCATCAAAATAGGTCTTAAACGTGCTACCGAACCGTCAATAGCAGCCTGTACAATGCTCTCGCCGCTGCGCCTGCGCGCTACCGCAAACTCAACAATCAGGATGGCGTTTTTAGCTAACAGACCAATAAGCATGATGAGCGTGATTTGCAGGTAGATATTATTCTCGATCCCGAAGATGCGGGCGAAGATGAACGCGCCGGCCAAACCTATCGGCAACGATAACAATACCGCGAATGGCAGGATATAGCTTTCGTATTGTGCACTTAACAGGAAGTACACGAACACCAAACACAACATAAAAATGAAAATGGTTTGGCTGCCGCTGGCAATCTCCTCCCGTGTTAAGCCCGAAAACTCAAATCCATAACCTGCAGGCAATGTTTTAGCACCTACCTCTTGTATGGCTTTAATGGCATCACCGGTACTAAAGCCCGGTTTTGGCGCGCCTGTTACCGAAATAGAGGTAAACAAGTTAAAGCGGTTGATAGACTCCGGCCCATAAACCCTTTTCAGCGTAACAAACTCCGAAATTGGCGCCATGGTATTATTGGCATTACGCACATACATATTATTCAAACTACCGGTTGTGCCCCTGTATGCGGCATCAGCCTGGATCATTACACGATATTGTTTACCAAACTCGTTAAAGTTAGAAGCATAAACACCGCCGAAATAGCCCTGCAAAACGCTCAATACCGAGTTTACGGTGATACCCGCGTCTTTACATTTAGCCACATTTACATCAACCAAAAACTGCGGGAAGTTAGTATTAAAGAAAGTAGATGCATATTGAATTTCGGGGCGTTGATTTAGCGCACCTAAAAACTTGCCGTTTATTTCGGCAAATTTTACGATGTCGCCGCCTGTTTTGTCCTGTACCTGGAACTCGAAACCACTGCTGTTACCAAAACCCTGCAGCGTTGGAGGGGCGAAAAACAGGATGGTAGCGCCTTTGATCCCGGCCGTCATACCAAAAAGTTTGCCGGTAACACTGTTTACGTCCGATCCTTTGGCCGTACGCTGATCCCAAGGTTTCAGCTTGATCATGATCAAACCGTATGAACCGCCTGCACCACTCAGAATGCCTTGCCCGGCAACCCTGATCACCGATTCAACCTCTGGTAACGACCTTACCATACCAGATACCTTATCGATAACCTCGGTAGTACGCTCTAATGATGCCGCAGGCGGCAAGGATACATCGCCAATGATGAAGCCTTGATCTTCATTAGGCACAAAGCCCGATGGTGTTGTTTTGAGCAAAAACCAGAATATCGCGGCAAAAACCAGGATCCCTGCTATTGAAAGCCATTTTTTAGCCGCCAGAAAACCTACCGATCTTTTATACTTGCGGGTAAGGGAATCAAAGCTGGTGTTAAAAGCACTATAAAATCGCTGTAAAAAACCTGTTTTATGATGCTCACCTTCGGGATGCGGTTTTAATAACAAGGCGCACAAGGCCGGGCTTAGTGTTAAAGCGTTTACTGCAGATATTAATATCGCGATAGCAAGCGTTAAACCAAACTGCTTATAAAACACCCCGGTTGAACCTGTAATGAACGAAACCGGGATAAACACTGCAGCCATTACCAAAGTGATGGATACAATGGCCCCACTGATATCATTCATAGCGCTGATGGTGGCGGCCTTTGCCGATTTAGCACCATGATCAAGCTTGGCGTGCACAGCCTCAACCACCACAATTGCGTCATCCACCACAATACCAATGGCCAGTACCATAGCAAACAGGGTAAGCAGATTGATGGTAAAACCAAACAATTGTAAAAAGAAGAACGTACCCACAATAGCTACCGGCACAGCGATAGCCGGGATCAATGTAGAACGGAAATCCTGAAGAAAAATGAACACTACGATAAATACCAGCACAAAGGCTTCAATAAGTGTATGCACTACCTTCTCTATAGAGGCATCCAAAAAGTCATTGGCGCTGAAAAGGGAGGTATAGCTAATACCCGCCGGAAACGTTTTTGAAGCGGCTTCAATAGTTTGCTCACAGTTTTTAATTAACTCGTGCGCGTTTGAACCTGCAGTTTGGTAAATGGCTATGGCTATGCCCGGTTTACCATTCATGGTAGTAGCATTAGCATAACTTTGCGCGCCAAGCTCTACACGTGCTATATCTTTCAGGCGCAATAATTGCCCCTTGGTTGATGAACGGATTACAATGTTCTCAAACTCGGGCACACTTGTAAGTCGGCCTTTGTACTTTAACACATATTGGAACGACTGGTTATCATTCTCTCCCACTTTACCCGGCGCAGCCTCAATATTTTGCTCGGCAAGAGCGTTGTTCACATCATCGGGCACAAGGCCATAGGTGGCCATTACATCAGGCTTTAACCAAATACGCATGGAATAATCCTGTATACCAAATGACGACGCGTCACCCACACCGTTGATACGCTTAATCTGCGGCAGCAGGTTGATATTGGCATAGTTTTGCAGAAATTTCTCGTCGTAACTTTTGTTATCGCTCGACAGGGAAAACACCATCACCATACTGCTTTGGCGTTTACTGGTAGTAACACCCGCCTTGGTTACTTCGGCAGGAAGTAAGCTGGTAGCTTTTGATACCCTGTTCTGCACGTTTACCGCAGCCAGATCGGGGTCTGTACCCTGTTTAAAATAAACAGTAATGGCAGCACTACCATCGTTACTCGCGGTAGAGGTCATGTAGGTCATGTTTTCCACACCGTTTATCTGCTCCTCAAGCGGAACGATAACGCTTTTCATCACCACCTCGGCATTGGCGCCCTGGTATGATGTTGATACCTGCACCGTTGGCGGCGCTATATCCGGATATTGGGATATGGGCAATGTAGTAAGGCCCAAAATACCCAGTATTACTATGATTACCGATATTACGGTAGATAGTACTGGTCTTTCAATGAATGTACGTAACATATTATTTATGTTGATGCCGGGCTAAACAGCACAGCTATTGCTATAAAATTTATTTTATTCTCCGTAATTAGCCGCTATTTCCTGTGCTTCAGGTTTGATAACCGCGCCATCCTTTAAAGTAGCAGCGCCATCGGTAACAACGGTATCGCCTGCTTTAAGGCCATCGGTAACTACATAGAACTGGCCTGCGGTTAAATCCATAACCTTGATCTCGGTGTTTTTAACCGCGCCTTTTCCATCAACTACATAAACAAAATGCTTTCCTTGCAGCTCGTAAGAGGCTTTCTGTGGTATAAGCACCGCGTTTTTTACAGTTTGTGGAATACGGATAGTAGCACTACCACCACTGCGGATAAGGCCAATCGGGTTAGGGAATGTAGCCCTGTAACTTGCCGATCCGGTTTCGGTATTGATTAAACCACTGATGGTTTCAACCTTACCTTTTTCGGCATAAGTACTGCCATCAGGCAATACAAGTGATACAGGCGGCGTGTTGGCCAGCTTCTCGTTCATGGTGCTGCCTTTAACCGATCTTGAAAAATCGAGCAGCTGCTTTTCATTCAGGGCGAAGTAAGCGTATACCTTGCCAATGTTTGATACCGTTGTTAACGGTTGTGCTGTTGAACCGGTAATGAGGCTACCTAATTTGTAAGGGATAGCTCCTACTACGCCATCAACCGGACTGGTTATAACGGTATAGCCCAAATTGGTTTTGGCATTGGCCAAACTGGCTTTTGCCTGGGCAAGGGCGGCTTTGCGAGCTTTCAAAGTATATTCGGCCGATTCAAGCTCATAGTGGCTGATGATATCTTTTTCAACCAGGGGCTTGGTTTTGTTAACCTGTAACTCGGCCGAGCTTACATCAGCTTCGGCAGTAGCAATGGCAGCATTGGCGGTATTTACTTCCTGCGCATATTGTGGCGCACTGAGCTTAAAAAGCAGCTGGCCTTTTTTTACCACGCTGCCTTCATCGATATAAATCTGGTCGACATAACCATCAACTTTCGGGCGGATCTCAATATTTTGTTGCCCCTGAAGTGTAGCGGGATATTCGCTGTTCAGCGTGGCATCATGTAAACTAATTTTAAAAACCGGGTAACTCTGGGGTGGCTGCGGGCCATCTGCGGCCATTGCAGCACCCTGGTTTTGACCACCGCCGCATGACGACAATAAAATTAAGGCGGCACTAAAGCCGGTTAGCAGTTGAACTGTATTTTTCATAAATATAAACTTGTAGCTATTGGATTGAATTGATATAAAAGGCATTGCAGGTATGTGTGTTAATTATTCTGTTTGACAAATGCGTTAATAACGGGGTAAATTTTTTATTGGAAAATCATTTTACAGATCATCTTCTTTCGCTCATTGATAAGGCAGGCATAGCCCTCATTGCTTAGTTCAAAAGCTTTTTTGTAAATGGCACTCATAATAAGCGGGTACGACATCAGCGAGAACAGGTTCAGCACAAAATGTACAGGGTTCATCCGTTCGATGTTACCAGCTTCCATTTCAGTTTTGATCTGCTCCAGGAACATCTGGATATGATGAGGCTTAACCTCGTTGGTGTATTTACAGGTATTTGAATTGAGTTCGGTGATGAGAAAAGTTTCCTGGTACGGATACGCGTTGGCCTCGGTTAAGAACAGGTCGATAAAGTTTTCGATCTTCTGTTTAAACGGCAGATCGGAAGCCATCACAGCATCAAGGCGGGTGGTTAAAGCAAGCATGGCTTCCTTAAACACCTGCTCAATTAAAACATCCTTGGTGCGGAAATAGTAGTTTAACAAAGTGCGACTCACTCCGGCGGCGTCGGCAATATCCTGGGTATTGGCGTGTAGCCTGCCTTCGGCAAAAAAAATGTGCTTGGCGGTATTCTTAATTAACTGCTCGGCACCGGTATCCCTTATTGGCATAAAAACAAACGGCATTTAACCAGGCACACTATTATGCCCGGCTGCACCAAAAATTGATGACAGGGCAAAATTGCCCCAATTATCGTTTTTGCAGAATGTTTAAAAGATGGCGCAATATGTCAAAAAGTCGTTTTCGATAAAAAGATTGTAATAGAATAGTAATTTTGATTATACTATTACAACGATACTATCACTTTGTAATTAAAATTACAACAGCACCTATCCAAATAAAGTGGATGGTAATTATTAAGGAGTTTGGCGGTATTTACTGGGACTGATACCGCATTGTTTTTTGAAAAACTTACTGAAAAAAAATTGGTCGGCAAAGTTGAGATACGCTGCTACCTGGGCTATAGTCAGTGCCGGATCATTCAAGGCTACCTTTGCCTCCATGATCACTATTTCGTCAATAAACTCGCCTGCCGTTTTACCTGTTACCTCTTTTACAGTTTGGGAAAGATATTTAGGGGTGATGTTCAACATAGCCGCATAAGCCTGTACGCTTCTTTCCGTCTTGAAATGCTGCGGCAGGATCTTCAGGAAACGAAAAGTTAATTCCTCCTTACGTGTGCCTTTTATCTCTCCTAATTTTTCCTGCTTTTTATATAAGGCACTTACCTCATAAATAAAACCGGTGAAAAGGTTCAATAAAACTTCATCCCGAAAAGCCAACTCATCACAGATGTCTATTTTACTTTCAATGATATCAAGGATTGCTGTAAGCGGGGCCATTGACTTTTCACCGGTAACCAATAAAGGGCTAACCTGCGACGACAAAAAATCAAATGCCTCAACATTTTTGGTGTGGATACTGGTAGCCGATAAATAAGTCGAGGTAAATATGACAGAGGTAAGCCTGCAATCTGGCGAAACATTAAGAAACTGGCGAACGGTATTAGGCGCGATTAGCAGAATGTTGTCCTTTTTTACATTATACTCCAGCAGACCTACATTGATGGAAAAATCGCCCTCATGAACCAGCGTAAAAGAAAAATGATCTGACCTGAAAGGATACAGAATTGGCACTTCTACATCGCTCGGGTTAAATGAAGTTACATACAAACCCTTATGCTGACTTGTAATGCCAAGCGGAGCAAGCAATTGCTCCATGGTGTGCGTCTGTACAGGCAGGATCTCTTTTGGCATAAGGCAATTATAAGGCTCCTGCGCTAATTTTGCGAATTAAATTGAAAACGCGTGGCATTCAAGCTCGCTCTAATAAATATCTTAAATAAAAAAGAGTTATTGCAAGTAGGAAAAAATTGAGATCTATAAAGGAGGAATGACATCTCCACCACGTCATTGCTGTAAGGAACGAAGCAATCCCCTACAGGCAGGTAACGTGCTTAGGGTTATTAAACTTGCATCGTCGCGCTCTTGGCCGCGCGGGGCCAGGTACTTTTGTCTTGATACAAAAGTACCCAAAAAATCAAGTCAGCAGGGAGGCTTCTTTGCGCTGCCCTCCGCACTGGCCATCGCTTCGGCCCTTACCCTGCAAAACAAACAGAACCACGGACTGCAATTATTTTGCCCGGCTTCGCACGCGCTTCCTCAACGCTTCTGCAAAAACTTGCTATGCCCCATCCTTCGCTACTGGCCACCATTGTTCTGTCTGTTTTCACCCGAAGCTTTCCTGCTGACGGAAAACACGCCTTTTTTTTTAACATGTCATGGGTAGGAACGAAGCCATCCCAAACTATACAGAGCGGCTCTGCTTATCGGGGATTGCTTCGTTCCTCGCAATGACGCTCGTTTTTCCAGTTTATCAGCTCATCGACGGGAACGAGATCCCCTTTATCTTCCTGAACAATTCAACGGCATACAAGTCTGTCATGCCCGAAACAAAATCAAGGATGGTCTGGATCTTTGAATAATCATCCCCGGCTTTGGTTAAAAATTGTTTAGGGATCAGTTCGATCAGTTTCTCGTGGTATTTTGAATTATTTTTTAAATACGCGGGAACGAACTCTTCCAATAAACCGCCCATTACTTTATAACCGGCAACTTCCTTCTGCACTACTGAGCTATAGTTGTAGATCTTTTTTACAGATACCTTTTCAATAGCTTTCATGGCAGACCGTAGCGGCTCTTCAATGGCGTCCATTAGTGCAGAATTAAAATCGCCGTTCATTATCTCATTCTGTTTGTCATAAAACAGATTTGAACATTGATTTACCAAAGTATTTATTGCTATCGCTCTCAAATAGCCCACCTTAGCGTCACTATCATCAAACTCTTCCAATCGCTCTTCCATTCTGGGGATAGTACACAAAGGCATCAGTAGCTCTTTCACTTCCTCATAGGAGAGTATTTTAAGGCGATGGGCATCCTCCAGGTCAACAACATTATAGCAAATATCATCGGCGGCTTCAACAAGGTATACCAATGGATGTCTTTTGTAAATAAGTTCGTCACCCTCTACCCTGATCAAACCCAAATCCTCAGCTATCTTTTCAAAATCCTGCTGCTCAGAATCGAAGAAACCATATTTTTTCCGGTAGATGATACCCTTTTTATGCCCGGCTACAGATGAACATGGGTATTTTGCTATAGAAGCTATGGTAGAATAGGTTAACGCCAAACTCCCCCGGCCTTTACCGGCAAATTGATGAGTTAATAACCTTAAGGCGTTAGCATTACCTTCAAAATGCGTCAGATCTTCCCATTGCTGAGCGGTAACAGTTGCCTTGTAATCTTTACCCGCTCCTTCTGCAAAATAATACGAAATAGCAGATTCGCCTGAATGGCCAAAAGCAGGGTTGCCCAGGTCATGCGCCAAACAAGCTGCCGCAATCATATTACCAATCTCGCTGATAAGTGGATATTTTTTCTCTACCTCGGGATCTTCCTTAAGCATCCGGTTAAAGTGCATACGCCCTAACGAGCGTCCTACACTGGCTACTTCCAAACTATGGGTAAGCCGGTTATGTACAAAAATGCTTCCGGGTAATGGGAATACCTGGGTTTTGTTTTGCAACCTCCTGAATGGTGATGAAAAAATTATCCGGTCGTAATCCCGCTGAAACTCCGATCTGGCATCGATATGGTTTGCAATATATTTATCCTCGTAACCCCAGCGCTTCGCCGATAGTAGCTTATCCCAGTTCATGATAGTATGATGTGTATGGGCGGCAAAAGTAGCCATTATCCCCGAAAGAAATACCTGCCGTTGCACCGGAGGAAGATCGTTTTGAAATAAGCAGAGGATACGAGGCTCCTATGGAGCCGGATTTGACGTTACTTTTGCTATAAACACGATACTCCTGACGGAGTTATACCTATTGTAAACTCATAACAGGAGTATCCCAATTGTCTCGTTCTAAAAAAAGTTTACAGATTTTGAGATAATCCAGTTATGAGTTTACAATGTGCTACTCACAACTCCAGCGGAGTTGCGTGTTTGTAGCTAAACGCAAGTCAAGTTCTTGGGCTCCGGATGGAGCCTCGTTCTAAAAATGATTTCCTAAGCTTACACCACCTCAAAATGCTGCCTCAATTTTTCTTCTTCCAGGTCAAGCAGATCTAATTGCTGCTTTACTATTTCATCGCTGATGTTTTTTTATTTAGAGTTAGCTTTACAATTTCTATAAACATGGTACTTCTACGGAGTTTTTCTATGTGCGCTTTCCTAACTCCGTAGGAGTACCCATGTTTGTAGGGAAAATCAATCGAGTATTGGCTCCGTAGGTGCCTCCTGTTCTAAAAGTGATTCCCTAAACCTACACCACCTCAAAATGCTGCCTCAACTTTTCCTCTTCCAGATCAAGCAGATCTAATTGCTGCTTTACTATTTCATCGCTGATGTTTTCCTTTTTATTGAGCGTTAACAGCAGATCGCGCTGTTGAGCCATAACATCGTTTAAGATCATGCGGTAATCGTGGTAAAATTCGCTGGCGCGCTGTTCGTTGTTATCTTTTTCCCAGTCTTTCAGCAGTTCCATATCGGCACTTAGCCTCAGTCTGAATGCCTTGATCATATCATTACCATCTAAACGGTCGGCGTATTTATCTTCAAGTATCTGTAAAGCCAACTTTGATAACTTCTTCCTAACCAACTGTTTTTGCTGTTCATGTGAGCCTGTATAGTCACGATCGGGCAGGTTTACAAGTTTCACTAATATGGGCAAGGTAAGCCCCTGAACAACCAGTGTAAATATAATGACAACAAATGTGATAAACAGGATAAGGTTCCGTTGAGGAAAGGCTACGCCGGAAGGTAAAAGCTCAGGGATACTCAGCGCCGCAGCAAGTGAAACCACGCCACGCATGCCTGTCCAGCCGAGTAATAATGGCCCTTTCCAACCCGGACTTGGATCGGCGGTAGTGATGTAACGGCTGATAAAGACCGTAAATATTGTAGCGCCGTAGGTGCTTGCCAGGCGGGCAAGTATCAGCACACCGGTTATGATCAAACTATAATTTATAGCCGGTTTTAACCCTTCAGGACCAAGCGCCTTTATAATAACAGGAAACTCCAACCCTATTAAAATAAAAACAAAACCGTTTAGCACAAAAGCTACTGTTTCCCAAACAT includes:
- a CDS encoding TetR/AcrR family transcriptional regulator produces the protein MGSKERILRQKDDTRRRILDAALDMIKCEGCDSLSMRKLADNIEYTAPAIYEYFENKDALYVELARTGHLKLVAMVKIAKDAHTGAAQQMEAMWLAYWSFAITYKELYQLMFAVGTGCCPVENQIGEAKLFPEMVSDVIRMLYLPHEASDEEVQKKYYTYWAIIHGLIAISMIQLTHDEKMNQEILIDAIKGINALITG
- a CDS encoding efflux transporter outer membrane subunit; amino-acid sequence: MIYSYKRQILATLAATAVFASCVTKKYQQPVVNTDKLYRDTTITDTTSMANMPMNQLFSDTVLVNLIQEGLRENLDLKTAVQRINEAQATFNQSKAAYLPSLEGSITGTRAKTSAASLNFPPEFASSFNLKTTTYQAALSTSWEADIWGKLSSAKRAALASLLQSDAAKRAVQTQLVADIANAYYNLLALDQQLAITEQTLTIRVKDVETVKALKEGAVVNGAAVVQSEANRYAAEVTIPDLKQSIREAENALSILLARAPGTIKRTSLNDQKPVADLKTGIPSQLLKNRPDVQQAEFAFRSAFENTNLARTYFYPQLTITGQGGLSTLQLKNFFDHSIFYNFVGGITQPIFNKGQNRARLRTAQAQQQEAYYAFQKSLLTAGQEVTNALFSYQNAVAKQGSRAKQLLALEKSVDYTKELLRYSSATNYTDVLTSEQSLLAAQLSSVNDRLQELQSIVNLYRALGGGWK
- a CDS encoding efflux RND transporter permease subunit, which translates into the protein MLRTFIERPVLSTVISVIIVILGILGLTTLPISQYPDIAPPTVQVSTSYQGANAEVVMKSVIVPLEEQINGVENMTYMTSTASNDGSAAITVYFKQGTDPDLAAVNVQNRVSKATSLLPAEVTKAGVTTSKRQSSMVMVFSLSSDNKSYDEKFLQNYANINLLPQIKRINGVGDASSFGIQDYSMRIWLKPDVMATYGLVPDDVNNALAEQNIEAAPGKVGENDNQSFQYVLKYKGRLTSVPEFENIVIRSSTKGQLLRLKDIARVELGAQSYANATTMNGKPGIAIAIYQTAGSNAHELIKNCEQTIEAASKTFPAGISYTSLFSANDFLDASIEKVVHTLIEAFVLVFIVVFIFLQDFRSTLIPAIAVPVAIVGTFFFLQLFGFTINLLTLFAMVLAIGIVVDDAIVVVEAVHAKLDHGAKSAKAATISAMNDISGAIVSITLVMAAVFIPVSFITGSTGVFYKQFGLTLAIAILISAVNALTLSPALCALLLKPHPEGEHHKTGFLQRFYSAFNTSFDSLTRKYKRSVGFLAAKKWLSIAGILVFAAIFWFLLKTTPSGFVPNEDQGFIIGDVSLPPAASLERTTEVIDKVSGMVRSLPEVESVIRVAGQGILSGAGGSYGLIMIKLKPWDQRTAKGSDVNSVTGKLFGMTAGIKGATILFFAPPTLQGFGNSSGFEFQVQDKTGGDIVKFAEINGKFLGALNQRPEIQYASTFFNTNFPQFLVDVNVAKCKDAGITVNSVLSVLQGYFGGVYASNFNEFGKQYRVMIQADAAYRGTTGSLNNMYVRNANNTMAPISEFVTLKRVYGPESINRFNLFTSISVTGAPKPGFSTGDAIKAIQEVGAKTLPAGYGFEFSGLTREEIASGSQTIFIFMLCLVFVYFLLSAQYESYILPFAVLLSLPIGLAGAFIFARIFGIENNIYLQITLIMLIGLLAKNAILIVEFAVARRRSGESIVQAAIDGSVARLRPILMTSFAFILGLVPLMLASGAGAEGNRSIGTGAVGGMLIGTIFGVFVIPVLFIIFQSLQERISGTPAEQEIEVEEETLA
- a CDS encoding efflux RND transporter periplasmic adaptor subunit, yielding MKNTVQLLTGFSAALILLSSCGGGQNQGAAMAADGPQPPQSYPVFKISLHDATLNSEYPATLQGQQNIEIRPKVDGYVDQIYIDEGSVVKKGQLLFKLSAPQYAQEVNTANAAIATAEADVSSAELQVNKTKPLVEKDIISHYELESAEYTLKARKAALAQAKASLANAKTNLGYTVITSPVDGVVGAIPYKLGSLITGSTAQPLTTVSNIGKVYAYFALNEKQLLDFSRSVKGSTMNEKLANTPPVSLVLPDGSTYAEKGKVETISGLINTETGSASYRATFPNPIGLIRSGGSATIRIPQTVKNAVLIPQKASYELQGKHFVYVVDGKGAVKNTEIKVMDLTAGQFYVVTDGLKAGDTVVTDGAATLKDGAVIKPEAQEIAANYGE
- a CDS encoding TetR/AcrR family transcriptional regulator, which codes for MPIRDTGAEQLIKNTAKHIFFAEGRLHANTQDIADAAGVSRTLLNYYFRTKDVLIEQVFKEAMLALTTRLDAVMASDLPFKQKIENFIDLFLTEANAYPYQETFLITELNSNTCKYTNEVKPHHIQMFLEQIKTEMEAGNIERMNPVHFVLNLFSLMSYPLIMSAIYKKAFELSNEGYACLINERKKMICKMIFQ
- a CDS encoding helix-turn-helix domain-containing protein, giving the protein MPKEILPVQTHTMEQLLAPLGITSQHKGLYVTSFNPSDVEVPILYPFRSDHFSFTLVHEGDFSINVGLLEYNVKKDNILLIAPNTVRQFLNVSPDCRLTSVIFTSTYLSATSIHTKNVEAFDFLSSQVSPLLVTGEKSMAPLTAILDIIESKIDICDELAFRDEVLLNLFTGFIYEVSALYKKQEKLGEIKGTRKEELTFRFLKILPQHFKTERSVQAYAAMLNITPKYLSQTVKEVTGKTAGEFIDEIVIMEAKVALNDPALTIAQVAAYLNFADQFFFSKFFKKQCGISPSKYRQTP
- a CDS encoding deoxyguanosinetriphosphate triphosphohydrolase, with the protein product MATFAAHTHHTIMNWDKLLSAKRWGYEDKYIANHIDARSEFQRDYDRIIFSSPFRRLQNKTQVFPLPGSIFVHNRLTHSLEVASVGRSLGRMHFNRMLKEDPEVEKKYPLISEIGNMIAAACLAHDLGNPAFGHSGESAISYYFAEGAGKDYKATVTAQQWEDLTHFEGNANALRLLTHQFAGKGRGSLALTYSTIASIAKYPCSSVAGHKKGIIYRKKYGFFDSEQQDFEKIAEDLGLIRVEGDELIYKRHPLVYLVEAADDICYNVVDLEDAHRLKILSYEEVKELLMPLCTIPRMEERLEEFDDSDAKVGYLRAIAINTLVNQCSNLFYDKQNEIMNGDFNSALMDAIEEPLRSAMKAIEKVSVKKIYNYSSVVQKEVAGYKVMGGLLEEFVPAYLKNNSKYHEKLIELIPKQFLTKAGDDYSKIQTILDFVSGMTDLYAVELFRKIKGISFPSMS